Below is a genomic region from Candidatus Zixiibacteriota bacterium.
GAAGTATAATAGCTTGCCATATATAAAATAAAGCAAAATTTCACTTTTTTGGCCGTCGCTCGCCCGCGATTTGTTCGGTTTTACTGCCAAAGGCAATTTTAATCGCCTCTTCAACCGTCTTGATCGGCCGCAACCTGATACCTTCGACCAGCTTATGCGGCAACTCGGGAATATCCTTCTTATTCCGGTAGGGGATAATAATATCACTGATTCCGCTTCTTTTGGCGGCCAGCAGTTTTTCGTTGAGTCCTCCCACCGCGAGGATATCGCCGCTGATTGTAACCTCGCCTGTCAGTGCCAACTTGTTGCGGACCGGCCTTTCGGTCAACGCCGACAATATCGCAATCAGGATCGTTATCCCGGCCGAGGGGCCATCTTTCGGCACGGCTCCCTCGGGAACGTGCACATGAATCTCCATCTCCTTAAAAAAGTCGGGATCAAGACCGAACCTGCCGGCATGACTGCGGATATACGATAATCCCGCCCAGGCCGACTCCTGCATAACTTCGCCCAGCTTGCCGGTTAGAGTCAATTTGGCCGCTCCCTTCATCAGGTTTACTTCGATCGGCATCACCTCGCCTCCGACCTGGGTCCAGGCCAGACCGACGGCATAACCCGGTTTCGGTCTCGGTTTGATATCGGTTGTCAGGTATTGTGGAGCCCCAAGAAATCCATTGACCTTCTTCGGCCCGACCGTGAATTTCTTCTTTCTCGATCCTTCCGCCAGTTGCTGAGCTATTTTTCTCAGGATGGTGGCGATCTGCCGCTCGACTTCCCGCACCCCCGATTCCCTGGTATAAAACCGTATTATCTCAATAAGCCCGGAATCGGGAAAATCGACTTCGATACCACCCAATCCCATTTCTTTTTTCAACTTGGGAAGCAGGTAGCCCCGGACAATCTCCAGTTTTTCATGTTCCAGGTAACCGGGTAACCTGATCGTTTCCATCCGGTCCATCAGGGCCGGCGGAATTCCGGAAAGTGAATTGGCCGTCGTGATAAACAGGACTTTCGAAAGATCGAAATCCAGTTCGAGATAATTATCAGAAAAAGCCACATTTTGTTCGGGATCGAGAACCTCGAGTAGAGCCGCGGCCGGATCGCCTCGAAAATCAATTCCGATCTTATCGACTTCATCAAGTAAAAATACTGGATTCGATGATTCAGCTTTCTTTATTGATTGGATAATCCGCCCCGGCATAGATCCGATATAGGTTCGGCGATGTCCCCGGATCTCGGCCTCATCCCGAACTCCCCCGAGAGAGATTCGGACAAACTTGCGATTCAAAGCCCGGGCGATCGAGCGGCCCAGCGAAGTTTTGCCCACCCCGGGCGGACCCACCAGGCAAAGAATCGGACCTTTCACATGCCCGGCTACTTTGAGGACAGCCAGATGTTCCAGTATCCGTTTTTTGGGTTTATCGAGACCGAAATGATCGCCGTCGAGAATTGATTTGACCTCCTTGAATTTCTGCCGATCGGTCGTTGTCTTTTGCCAGGGTAAAGCCAGAACCAGTTCCGCATAAGAACGCACCACGGCTGATTCCGCCGAATAAGGGTGCATTTTCGACAATTTCTTTATCTCATCCTCACACCGCGCAATAACTTCTTTCGGAGCTTTCAGGGTGGCCAGCTTTTCAAGCAAATCCTCCACTTCATTGGCCATCTCGTCTGTCTGACCCAGTTCATCTTTGATGGCCTTGAGCTGTTTCTGAAGATAGAATTCCTTTTGATCCCGCGACATCGCCTCCCGCACCGTCCCGTCGATTTTCTGCTCGATCTTGAGAATTTCCAGTTCCCCCTGCAGTACCGCCGCAATCTTGGAAAACTGGCTCTTAACCGTTTCCAGTTCCAGGATGGCCTGCTTGACATCCATTTTTTGCAGAATATGAGCCGCAATCGTATCGGCCAGACGCTGATAGTCATCTATGGCGGTAAACGAAAGCAGAACCTCATCGGGAAGACGCCGGTTGAGATGGACATAGTCGGAGAACAACTCCCGCACCGTCCTTGAAAGGGCCTCGGTTTCGCGGTCGTACTGCAGGCTGGTCCTGGTCGGATTGACGCTGACCGTGAAATGAGCCCCCGACTTGGTGTACTGCTTTATTCTCGCCCGGATCAATCCCTCCACCAGAACCTTCATGGTTCCGTTGGGAAGTTTCATTACCTGTAATATCCGCGCAATCACTCCGACATTATAAAGATCGGCCCGCTCCGGCATATCGACATCCGAAAGTCTCTGGGCGCAGAGAAAAACCTGTTTCTCCTGAATCATGGCTTCCTGAAGAGCCGCGATCGTAAACGGGCGGCCCACCAGAAGCGGGTAAACCATATGGGGATATATGACAATATCGCGAAGTGGAATAACCGGCAACTTGGTTTTTATTTCAATGTTTTCATCACCATAAGTCAGCTTCATAAAACCTTCAACTCCGATTATGCGTTTTTCGGGCGGCCCGTAATGTAACCAATTTTCTCCCGAAACGTTAATCTTTTTTTCCCGGGCTCTATCCCGCGCCGGCTATCCTCTTTTACCTCAACGCCAAAGCCCAAAAACAGCTTGCCAAATCGGGCCACAGGTAGTATAGTTTTAGACTTAATATCCGGAGGAACGAAGTCATCGGCATTTGGTATAAACATCTATGAGTATCTAATCAATCTAACCAATGGGGAAATATCTCATGAAGAATGCTTTGTTAATTATCACATATTTCGTCCTTTTCATTTTCGGCGCCATTATGCTGAATGGCTGCGGTTCGGATGATGATCCCGTTATCGCCAAAGTTGACGGCGAGAAAATAACCGCCCGTGAACTCAACGATATTTTCAACCGGTCCGGACAGAAATTCGCCTCTTTCGATGAGGAATTGCAGAACCGCCGGCAAATTCTCGATAGCCTGATCATCCAGCGCCTGCTTATCAAAGAAGCCTATAAAAAGAATATTGATGAATCCGAGGAGGTCAAACGGATTGTCCTGGGCAACAAAGACCGCTTCCTGCTCGACGCCTTCTACAAAAAAATGGTCATTGATCCGGTTCAGATAACCGATGAAGACGTTAAAGATTTCTATAATAAACTGGAATATAAAGTCCAGGCCTCGCACATCCTGGTTCATAGTAAAGAGCTGGCCGATTCCATCATCGAAAAACTGAAAGAGGGCGAGTCTTTCGAGAACCTGGCCCTCCAATACTCGGTTGACCCGAGCGCTTCCCAGAACCGCGGTGACCTGGGTTATTTCGTCTGGGGACAGATGGACCCCGTTTTCCTGGAAAACGTCTTTAAACTCAACCCGGGAGAAACTTCGGCTCCTTTCGAAACCCGTTATGGCTGGCATATTGCCCGGATGACCGACCGCGCTCCCAACGAACTGCGCGACACCTATGACAAGATGTACACCAAGATGCGTAACGCCCTGGAATCCATGAAACGCAGTAAACGCCTTGATGAATATACTAAAGAAGTCAAGGCCAAATATCCTATCCATATCGATACCGTCACCTGCGATTACCTGATGCACAAACGGGCCAGCCTGTACCCTCCGACCCTTTTGGAAACCCTGCCCAAAAACGATTTCGACCTGTCGCAGCTGGATCGGGACGAAAGAGAATTGGTTCTGGCTACCTGGGATGGGGGTCAGATGACCCTGGGCGGCTATCTGGGAGCTATTAAACAGCTTAAAACGGGTATGCGGCCCGATTTCGATGATTACGATGGTTTGGCCGATGTCATCTTTAATCTAAGCGCCATGGATATCCTGGAAATGGAAGCCCGGCGGAGCGGTATGGAAGATGAACCCGGATTTAAAGATCGGATCAAGCGATTTACCGAACTCACCATGGCCGATATTATGGAAAATGATTCCATTCAATATCCCGGTGAGGCCGATGAAGGTGAAATCCGGCAGTACTACGATGACAATCAATCCGAATTCGCTGTACCGGAAAAAATCCATGTCTATGAAATCATGTTCAATGACTACGCTACGGCCAAAACCTATGTGAACAAAATCAATTCCCTCGATCGTTTTAAATCTCTGGCCTCGCAATATACCGAACGAAGCGGCAAACGGGCCAATGGCGGCGATCTGGGCTGGATTGAACAGAGATATTATCCCGCCATCTTCAAAGTGGCCAAAGAAACTCCGATCGGCAAGGTCGGCGGACCCATCGCTATGGGCAATAAAACGTCGATTATTTTTGTCGCGGATATAAAACCGGAAACCATCAAGGATTTCTTCACCGTCAAGCAGAGCATCAAGGAAAAACTGGATAAACTCCGGCGGCGGATGGCTTTCGAAGAATGGGTCAAAGAACACCGCGAGAAAGCCAGTATCGATATCAACGAAAGCAACTTACGGGCCAGTATTGATAAATCGCAGTACGAACAACCCGATGCTTCGAAAAATCATCCGGTTCCCGATACCGCCGCCGGCTGACCCCGGGAAAGCTTATGAAAAAAATAAACATACTCCTGTTGGCCCTGATCCTGAGTTCGATTCTTCCTCCGGCAGTTCATCCGGAAATGGAACCGATCGAGAAAATCGTGGCTATTGTCGGCCGTGATCCCATCATGATGTCGGAGTTGGCCGCCCAGATTCAATTGGTGGCAATCCAGGGAGGTCTCCGGCCGAAAAACGAACAGGAGTTGAAAAAACTCCAGGATGATGTTCTCGATCAGATGATCTCCGAAAGGCTGTTCTTGAATGAAGCCCGTCAGGATACTTCCATAAAGGTAACCGCTGAAGATGTCGACCTGGCCCTCGATGATCATATTGCCCGAATATCATCGCAGTTCGAAAGCGAGGATCAATTCCTCGAACAGCTTAGCCTGGAGGGTCTGACCCTGAGGACCTTTAAAAAGAAACTTCGCCCCGAAATAGAAAACCAGCTTCTGAAACAGCAGTTGATATCAAAAAAACTGGCCCAGATATCCATTTCCCGTCAGGAAGTAATGGATTTTTATGAAAAGTACAAGGATTCCATTCCGGATCAGCCCGAAGCAATTCGTCTGGCGCATATCCTGATAAAGTTTCAGCCTTCGAAAACCACCGAGGATTCGGTTCTGGCCGAGGCTGAAAAAATTCGTCTGAATGCTGTCTCCGGGGCTGATTTCGCCACCCTGGCGGCGACTTATTCCAGTGGCCCTTCCGCGCTTACCGGCGGCGATCTCGGTTTTGTGGCCGCCGATGATGTCGTTCCCGAATTCAGCCGGGTGGCCTTTAACCTGTCCCCGGGCGATATTTCCGCACCGGTCAGAACTCAATTCGGCGTCCACATTATCAAATGCGAGGAAATTGAAGGCAAACGGGCTCACCTGCGCCATATCCTGCTGGAGGTTCTTCCGATAAGTCAGGATTCCCTCCTGAGTTACAAACTGGCCGATTCTCTCCTGGCAGAAATAAGGAACGGCGCCAATTTTAAAGAAAATGCCAAGGTTTTCTCGGCCGATGATGAATCCCGAAAACAGGGTGGCGAACTGGGCTGGTTTGCCGTGAAAGATCTCCCGCCCGGCTTTCAACAGGCCATGGACAGCCTGACCGAAAATGGGGATATCTACGGCCCCGTCAAGACCGATTACGGCCTTCATATTATCGAGCGTCTCGACTGGAAACCTGGTGGAACGCTCAATCCTGTGGATAATTTCGATCAGATCAAGGAAATGGCCAAGCAATCCAAAACCGGTGAATTTGTCGACCGCTGGCTGGCCGAAATAAAAGAAAAAACCTATGTCGAAATCCGGAATATTGGCAACACCGAAAAATAAATAAACATGAGACTCGATCAATATCTTTCCAAAGTGGGGCTGATAAAACGACGGACCGTGGCCAAGGAAATGGCCGACAGCGGACTGATTAAAAAAAACGGCGAACGATGTAAGCCGGCCGGCGAGGTCAACGAGGGCGATATTATCAGTGTCGGCGGCAGTCATCCCCTCACTATTAAAATAACCGCTCTCCCCGCCGGAAACGTTAAAAAGGAAGAAAGAGAAAATTATTACCAATCGATGGCGTAAGCCTTCAGTTTCTTTTATAGAAAGGCTTGCGTTTTTTTCATTTTCGTGTTTTTTTTAAACAGGGACGATATCGGTACAGGTCCGATAATTGCAGGCAATAGTCGTCTTGGGAAAATTGTGAAGAATATATAAGCGGAGAAAGACAATGAAAATTACTGATGAAGTCAAAGGCGATGTGGCCATAATTCATCTTGAAGGCAAAGTCATGGGCGGTCCCGACTCCACCATGTTTCATGGCAAGTTGCATGAACTGGCCAACGGCGGCACCAAAAAAGTTGTAATCGATCTGGCCAAAGTGGAATGGATGAGTTCGGTTGGACTGGGTATGCTTATCTCGGCTCTGACAACCATGAAAAACAATAAGGGCATGCTCAAGCTGGCCAATGTGACCAAGGGAATCGAATCACTCCTGACCATCACCCGGCTGGTGACCATCTTCGAAACCCACGATTCTCTTGACGAGGCCGTAAAATCATTCTAAACCGGCCTATCCGGTCGGCTTCCGATAGGATATATTAAAAATGGCAGTTTGATTCAATCAAGCCGCCGTTTTTAATTTTATCGCAAGAATTAATTATTGCCGCTTCGATCAAGCGGACGCCGCGGATTATAATAAGCGCTCTGGTAAAGGCCATACACTTTGCATTTCATCTCCGCCACCACCTCAGGATACTCCCCGGCAATATTAAACGACTTGTCCGACAGATGATAGAGCGAAATCGGACCGCCGTTAAGACGGCTTACAAAGAAGAGGCTGTCCCGAATGAAACCGATATTGTACCAGCTCGTGGCAAAGGCAAAATCCTCGACCGTAGCGGTCGTATCGAAAAGATCATAACCAAGCGAATAATCATCATAATCCAGCCCCACCCGGCCCATCACCGTGGGAAGAATATCAAGCTGGCATCCCAGCCGATTATTTCTTACCCCCCCGTTTATTTCTCCTCTGGTGCTGTAAACAAAAAACGGAATCTGTATCCATGACACATCCAGTTCGGTCGTGACGTTATACGGAAAACCGTTGTCGGCCGTAAAAAAGATGATTGTGTTGTCGAAAGCGCTGTCCCTGTCGATCTGGTAAAAGAATCGCGAGAAGGCCCAGTCGGCGTAGCGTATGGCATCGAATTCGTTTTTTCGCGGTTCCGATTCCGGCATCCGTTCGATCCCCACCTCCGGAACCTCGCAGGGCGGATGGTTGGTTCCGGTGAGAATCAGGGCAAAAAATTTCCTGCCCTCCAGCGCCCTTTTCCGCAACTGGTTATAGGCATGATCGAACATGACCTGATCGGGAACCCCCAGCCAGTTTAAGACCAATGACTGATCGTGATCCAGAACCGAATACACTGTCATTACCCCGTTGGCTCGCATAAATCCCTGCATATTGTCAAAATGGGGATCCTGGGTAGTGCAGAAAATCGTTTCATATCCCTTTTCGCGGAGTATCGCGGCCAGTGAAAAATAGGTCCAGTATCCCTGGACCTGCTTCATCATGGTCCTTCCGAACAGGTGCGGAGTTCCAGTCATGACCGAAAACATGGCGGTACAGGTATGAGTTCCAGTTGAATAGAAATTGGTGAAAAGAGTCCCCTTCTTCGACAGCGAATCAAAACCCGGCGTCAGATCATACTGGTATTCACTCAGCAATGTGCCGATCTTGCTCGATCCGAAAGACTCGCTGATGACCACAATAATATTGGGTGGGTCGGGATTTTGTTTCTCGAAATGGCGATGGCGAACCAACCGTTTCTCTTCCTGGCCATCTTTGACAGGCGGCATCCCCAGCATCTCCCTGACCGTGTTTTCCCCTTCGGGATACTCCACCTGTTCCACCAGCCGGTGAATTTGCTCTCTTTTGCCCATATCATAAAAAATATCCCGGGCGAATTCATGGACCGGGTTAAGAGTAAGCTGATTGGCGAATTCATACCTGGAGAAAAAAGCCATTCCCCATCGCATCGGGGACACTTCATAAATTCGGCCGATTCCGCCAATAACCAATATAAACAACACCGGAAGAATATAAACCGCCGTCACCCAGCCCCGGTTGGGACCGGTGAGATTGAGAATCAAACCAAGCAGACGTTTGGCCAGGTAGATGAAAGTTACCAGGATCACCAGGTATAAAAGCATATACCGTATTACCGGGTAGCTTTCCCAGATCATCTTTATCATGTCGCTGGAACTGTCTTTCCACAGCAGCGCCGAACCATTGAGGCGGGCCTTGAAAAATTTGTAAAACTCGATGTCGATTAAGTGCAGGAAAAACATCACTCCCGAAATGACTCCCAGCAAAACCAGATTGACAACCCGCACTGATTGATACCGCGAAATATCTATGGTCGGAATGGTACCTATCAGGAAAAGAGGAAGGAGAACCACCGCGATTACCCGAAAATCAAAACGGGCCCCGATTATAAAGGATTGCATCAGAATTGACAGAGGAATTTCGGATACCGGATCAGGATTGCTGACCATCAATAACAATCGCCAGAATTCGGAATATAACAGTAACAGAAGCGCCGCCCCGAGAATATAAAAGGCGGACGCCGAAACAAACCGAAATTTATAATTTCTTCCCCTGATCATTGCCGACCTCAATATTTAAAAAGGAGAATTTATGCCGAAACATACATTTCGACCAGAGAAAAATTGAATAATTGGAAATAACGGTTTTCCGGTCCG
It encodes:
- a CDS encoding peptidylprolyl isomerase, whose translation is MKNALLIITYFVLFIFGAIMLNGCGSDDDPVIAKVDGEKITARELNDIFNRSGQKFASFDEELQNRRQILDSLIIQRLLIKEAYKKNIDESEEVKRIVLGNKDRFLLDAFYKKMVIDPVQITDEDVKDFYNKLEYKVQASHILVHSKELADSIIEKLKEGESFENLALQYSVDPSASQNRGDLGYFVWGQMDPVFLENVFKLNPGETSAPFETRYGWHIARMTDRAPNELRDTYDKMYTKMRNALESMKRSKRLDEYTKEVKAKYPIHIDTVTCDYLMHKRASLYPPTLLETLPKNDFDLSQLDRDERELVLATWDGGQMTLGGYLGAIKQLKTGMRPDFDDYDGLADVIFNLSAMDILEMEARRSGMEDEPGFKDRIKRFTELTMADIMENDSIQYPGEADEGEIRQYYDDNQSEFAVPEKIHVYEIMFNDYATAKTYVNKINSLDRFKSLASQYTERSGKRANGGDLGWIEQRYYPAIFKVAKETPIGKVGGPIAMGNKTSIIFVADIKPETIKDFFTVKQSIKEKLDKLRRRMAFEEWVKEHREKASIDINESNLRASIDKSQYEQPDASKNHPVPDTAAG
- a CDS encoding LTA synthase family protein, which translates into the protein MIRGRNYKFRFVSASAFYILGAALLLLLYSEFWRLLLMVSNPDPVSEIPLSILMQSFIIGARFDFRVIAVVLLPLFLIGTIPTIDISRYQSVRVVNLVLLGVISGVMFFLHLIDIEFYKFFKARLNGSALLWKDSSSDMIKMIWESYPVIRYMLLYLVILVTFIYLAKRLLGLILNLTGPNRGWVTAVYILPVLFILVIGGIGRIYEVSPMRWGMAFFSRYEFANQLTLNPVHEFARDIFYDMGKREQIHRLVEQVEYPEGENTVREMLGMPPVKDGQEEKRLVRHRHFEKQNPDPPNIIVVISESFGSSKIGTLLSEYQYDLTPGFDSLSKKGTLFTNFYSTGTHTCTAMFSVMTGTPHLFGRTMMKQVQGYWTYFSLAAILREKGYETIFCTTQDPHFDNMQGFMRANGVMTVYSVLDHDQSLVLNWLGVPDQVMFDHAYNQLRKRALEGRKFFALILTGTNHPPCEVPEVGIERMPESEPRKNEFDAIRYADWAFSRFFYQIDRDSAFDNTIIFFTADNGFPYNVTTELDVSWIQIPFFVYSTRGEINGGVRNNRLGCQLDILPTVMGRVGLDYDDYSLGYDLFDTTATVEDFAFATSWYNIGFIRDSLFFVSRLNGGPISLYHLSDKSFNIAGEYPEVVAEMKCKVYGLYQSAYYNPRRPLDRSGNN
- the lon gene encoding endopeptidase La, which encodes MKLTYGDENIEIKTKLPVIPLRDIVIYPHMVYPLLVGRPFTIAALQEAMIQEKQVFLCAQRLSDVDMPERADLYNVGVIARILQVMKLPNGTMKVLVEGLIRARIKQYTKSGAHFTVSVNPTRTSLQYDRETEALSRTVRELFSDYVHLNRRLPDEVLLSFTAIDDYQRLADTIAAHILQKMDVKQAILELETVKSQFSKIAAVLQGELEILKIEQKIDGTVREAMSRDQKEFYLQKQLKAIKDELGQTDEMANEVEDLLEKLATLKAPKEVIARCEDEIKKLSKMHPYSAESAVVRSYAELVLALPWQKTTTDRQKFKEVKSILDGDHFGLDKPKKRILEHLAVLKVAGHVKGPILCLVGPPGVGKTSLGRSIARALNRKFVRISLGGVRDEAEIRGHRRTYIGSMPGRIIQSIKKAESSNPVFLLDEVDKIGIDFRGDPAAALLEVLDPEQNVAFSDNYLELDFDLSKVLFITTANSLSGIPPALMDRMETIRLPGYLEHEKLEIVRGYLLPKLKKEMGLGGIEVDFPDSGLIEIIRFYTRESGVREVERQIATILRKIAQQLAEGSRKKKFTVGPKKVNGFLGAPQYLTTDIKPRPKPGYAVGLAWTQVGGEVMPIEVNLMKGAAKLTLTGKLGEVMQESAWAGLSYIRSHAGRFGLDPDFFKEMEIHVHVPEGAVPKDGPSAGITILIAILSALTERPVRNKLALTGEVTISGDILAVGGLNEKLLAAKRSGISDIIIPYRNKKDIPELPHKLVEGIRLRPIKTVEEAIKIAFGSKTEQIAGERRPKK
- a CDS encoding RNA-binding S4 domain-containing protein, whose product is MRLDQYLSKVGLIKRRTVAKEMADSGLIKKNGERCKPAGEVNEGDIISVGGSHPLTIKITALPAGNVKKEERENYYQSMA
- a CDS encoding STAS domain-containing protein, with translation MKITDEVKGDVAIIHLEGKVMGGPDSTMFHGKLHELANGGTKKVVIDLAKVEWMSSVGLGMLISALTTMKNNKGMLKLANVTKGIESLLTITRLVTIFETHDSLDEAVKSF
- a CDS encoding peptidylprolyl isomerase, with amino-acid sequence MKKINILLLALILSSILPPAVHPEMEPIEKIVAIVGRDPIMMSELAAQIQLVAIQGGLRPKNEQELKKLQDDVLDQMISERLFLNEARQDTSIKVTAEDVDLALDDHIARISSQFESEDQFLEQLSLEGLTLRTFKKKLRPEIENQLLKQQLISKKLAQISISRQEVMDFYEKYKDSIPDQPEAIRLAHILIKFQPSKTTEDSVLAEAEKIRLNAVSGADFATLAATYSSGPSALTGGDLGFVAADDVVPEFSRVAFNLSPGDISAPVRTQFGVHIIKCEEIEGKRAHLRHILLEVLPISQDSLLSYKLADSLLAEIRNGANFKENAKVFSADDESRKQGGELGWFAVKDLPPGFQQAMDSLTENGDIYGPVKTDYGLHIIERLDWKPGGTLNPVDNFDQIKEMAKQSKTGEFVDRWLAEIKEKTYVEIRNIGNTEK